Genomic DNA from Nicotiana tabacum cultivar K326 chromosome 21, ASM71507v2, whole genome shotgun sequence:
gattttcacatttaagctttccggttATGCGTCGGGACTGCGCAGGCAAATCGAGGTGACGCTAAATGAGACTTTCAAGGCCTCATGATacaaaatttcatttttaaacAAGTAATGACCTCCTTTCAGGTCATCACAATATGTCCTTTATAATAATATCAGAGTAAAGAAGccaaaaaatatttcaacaaAAAGACTGTTCTTGCGAAATTTGACCGTCTTTCCGCATTAGAAAATTTGTGTTATTCATTTGTAAGAAAGTCGACACATTAGTTTGTCTCCCTTAAATATTAAAACGTATATGATGTGAAAATGCATGTGTTATCCTCAAAATTCCAGATGAAAGAAGATTTCTGGTTCGTATTAGAAAGCACTTAACGGGTGCTTTAAAATAAGGATTAAGCTATTTTCGTCTCATCTATGAGTTACGGGTttcaattaaaaaatttaaagtttactTTATTCAATTAAGAAATTTAAAATTTACTTTACAATATGTTTAAAGGGTTGTTACATGTTATATTGtatcatattattattttaaatacaaaatttattttaaaattttattgttTTGTATCGCTAAATCTATCGttatataacaacaacaaaaaagtcaCTTTAATCACGTCGTTACCTTATCTTTTTCTCCCATCTCGCCCTTcactattattaaataattttattttatcatttaccttatctttttatataataattttaccccatatcattataaattttataataatttctgTTTATTCATTTAAATCGAATTATTCACGCGGCCtttctatatttttatatatacaaaatagttcTCATTATTTCTCTTTTTATATGAGATTAAAAAGAGAAGTATGAATATATAAGGCAATTGACCAAATTTCaacaaatattaaaaattaacgCAAAAATAAACATAAGTTTAGCAATTTAGTATTTTAATAGTAGAATTATCGAATTAATTCTAATTCCCCCATGTTTCATTAAGATCACAGTGAGGGACCATAAATAAATAGAATTAAAAGATAACTGTTCTAAAGCGGAAACATGCAAAtaaccatttttaacaaaataaatcaacaaattACGGGAACCTGCATTTCCATTTATCCTTTAAACATTACTACTCAGATCTGATATTAGATGATCTAGAGCCCGTTTGGCTTAACTGATTTAGAGTACCTGATAAACATTATGTGctgaaaaacacttttaagtgctgaagctgatttaaaaaataagcagttacgtgtttggataaaagtgctgaaattaataataagcagctgaagaattaagcgtacggagagttttgttttaaaaagaagtattttagggatagaatagtaaatattttggtcaaacctaaagtgcttatgagaccaacttatgacttttgacttattttgacatataagcacttttaattttaacaAACGCGTAGATAAACAAAAAAGTGTTTATAAACCAGTTTGACTAGCTTATaggcttagccaaacaccctcctAATTTGCTCTCCAGGTTCGGGAGGTTTCGGAGGTCTGACATCCGGAGCGTGTGGTGGAAACGCTTCCGGCTGTCCAGGCGGTGATGTCGGTGGCCGTGGTGCTTCATGGCTAGGCGGCGAAGTGTTCGGCGGTTCAGAAAATTCTGGACTGTCAATTCGTGGTGCAGTTGGCGACGGCGACGGCGTTGGAGGGTCTTCACCTGCAGAGACAGACGTAGTGTTAATGTTATTGGTTCATAAATTAACTCATACTTATTTAGACAGACGTAGTCTTGATTTAATTTTTATACATATATTCAATATAATTCTTAATATAAATCAGATGTGGAATCCTTTTTATTTACTGGGTTCTATTTAAATAGATTATTATCGATGGCGGAAAAATTCTGAACCGCTGATATATGTACCCCTCAATTAATTTTTCCAAAGCTATTGAATTCTACGTAACCCGCCACTATAAAATTGGGTCGGGCCCAAATACAAATATGGAGGTCAAATATGGaggttaaagtagagttacttaaTTCAACGAATTCGTAGCTAACCTTTCTAGTTGTTACTCCCTCCGGTTCAGGTTCACAATAAGTGAAcaatttactttttattttgaTTCAAAATAAGCGTCCAATTATGTAATtaagaaagaattcaatttatttttacaaaataaccCTTATGTACATACCCTAAAAAGTTTTTTTACTCCTCACATAAATGTTTAATTAGGGGTAGTTTAGTCATAGtaggtattttttttataaaatttagtattttcttaatgggcgtgCTAAAAGCAAATTTATCACTTATTGTGAACCAGAGGGAGTAACCTTCTAGCTGCCTTGCTAGACGTAGAGCAAGCATTTCAACTTTATGGGTTCTAGATTTTAGAAGAACGGTTTTAAAagctactccctccggtccaaaataagtaattttttggttgttttcaaacatattaagaaattcaccttttaacattaactAGCagtgaaattgaccatattaacctttattGTCTCTTCACATAAATACTCCTTACACATACTCAAACATTaattactccaagggcaatgtaggaaaaaaataattaattcattcttgaaatctggaaaaattacttattttcgACCACAATAAAAgagccaaaaaatcacttatttggACAGGAGGGAGTACTACCTGGGTTCTAAATTTTAACTCAAGTATACTATTTGAGTAAAAATTAGTGGGTTCAGCCGAACCCGCACTTAGGCTTCTGAGTCCTCCCCTTGTGTCTTGctcatatactatatatacatgttaaAACATCCACTACAAAAAAATTAGCCATAAAAAAGTCCGAACTTAATTAAAACTTAAATTCTGAATCAACATCTAATTATCACCTTGTCTTATGGGTGGAATAGCATCAAAATCAGGTACAAAAGGTGAATCCTCCACCGCCGGCGGCGCGTCGGTAGGCGTGGTGATATTTGGTGGCGTTGTGGTAGTAGGAAAATCAGATGGAAGTTTTTCATGTTGGCCTGGCATATTTAGTGTCTTTGGCTCTGCCTCATGGCTCATTTTTCTTAGCCAAAATAGTGAATTATTCAAAGTTTGAACAAGGGATAATGAGGATTTTGCGTTTTTGGCCACTGGAATGGTTCTTTTCATTAACGAGTACTTGGGCCAAATTGTTGAAACTCTCAGCATTCTTAGTTATTCTAACCTGTTTGAGGAGATTGAGACTCAATATAAGTTTTATATATAAGAAAGTGTATTGAATAGTCAGTTTAGGAGACACGTGGAGGTCATGCAACTTCGACATCTGTCCTTCTCCTCgattgtttggatggttgttacctgttgtatcgtatcgtattgttattttaaatataatgtttgttttgattgttacttaaattttattgtatcgtatcgttaaattcgtCATTACATAGCGATAAAATGTGCCATTTTATGTAATGATCGATTTGGTATGATCGTGTTGTTTTCTTGGATTTTTCTCTCAATTTCACCCTTCATtagtattaaataattttattttatcatttaccctacctttttatatactgtatcataatttttctttataatactgcaagtttattcatcatattactGGTGCATGATAccatgaaacgacgataaaatgacacaatctatccaaacattatattcatcaaacgatacaatacaatacaatacgatacatgaAACGATACGTagcaaccatccaaacaagctgtaaaggGGGTGTACTCTCTGTAAGTGGAAATTTATAGGTGGAAATTTATAGGTGGAAATTTTGATTAAATATTAGATGAatcaattatataaaaaatataacaaGTTAAATGTTTTCAAATTTACTTTTATTATGTCTCGGTTTGCTTTTGCCGCGTCAATTGGCTTTTTGGCTCTTTACAAAcctatttttaattttatgatcATACCTCTTTTTTTTACACATGAGATATTTACTTTTACACGTAAGAAATCTATCTTTtacacataaaaaataaaaaaaaaattatttttttaaatttacaatTATAAAAGGGCATGATGTACAAATAGTACGCTGTCTCGGTTTGCTTTTGCCGGGTCAATTAATTTTTTGGCTCTTTATaaatttgttttgaattttatgaCCCTATCTCTTTTTTTTACAcatgaaatatttatttttacatgtAAAAAATCTATCTTTTacacataaaaaatttaaaaaaattatttttttaaattcacAATTATAAAAGAACATAATGTACAAATAGCATGCTTTTACAACTGGTCCAGTCCATTATCTAAAAACGCAAGAGTCTTCTAAAACCTTAGGTATAAGTTAAAATAACATAGTTATGGTATAGGTTCAAAACCTATTGATTATTGAATGCAATTTGttttcatatatttttgtatatcatttttAACTATGACGTGTTTTAAAATCATAACCTCCCAAAATTTTCTTTCTTGCTTATCCGTGGATTTAATTGTACTTGatcattttactttttttaatttctttactACAGTCATTAATCTTTTTGGTGTTCCAGCATGAACTCTCCCGTACGTTAATTGTAACCCATTTTCGAATGATTTATTattaatacaaaataaaaaataaaataaaaaagtaatcAAGAACCTATACAAAGTCTGAAGGATCTTGAAGttaaaatgtgtagaaattcccAGTGAAACAAACACTATACTTGCCAAAAGAACATAAAAACGTCTTCATaaacggaaaattttattttgtgtctcgtaCAATTGAGACTAGTTGTATGAGTCAACTTTTTTGTCTTACAATTTTGTGGACCCAGATTTCTGTGGACCCAGAAATATAAGATTGAGGTCtacaaatttgtgagacaaacAGAGATTAGTTGTATGAGGCAACTTTTTTATCTCATAATTTTGTGGACCCAGATTTCTATGGACCCAGAATGATAAGATTGGACCAAAcatacacaaaataaaacttgtCAACCTACACTAACATCAAAATCTTTCACCTGCCCTAAAAGCAACCGGCCCAAAAGTGATAATGGGCGGCAGAATATCCGGCAGCGACGGGTGTGGCGGCCCAGGTTCCGGCAGCTTTGGAGGTATAACATCCGGTCCACCAGGCGGAACAATCTCCGGCGGTCCCGGCGGTATAACATCCGGCCCACCCGGAGGAACAATTTCCGGGATAGCCGGAGGTATAACGACCGGGCCACCAGGCGGAGAAATCTCCGGCGGTGGCTCAGGCATATCTGGTCCTGATGGGTCATGACCAGGTGGTAAGGGATTTGGTAGGCCGGGAAAACCAGGGCCCGGGCTCGGAGGCGACAACGGTGGCTTTTCAGCTGGCTTTTCCGGTGGGATTGGATCAAATTCTGGAACATTAGGCGTTTGGGGCATCTCAGGAGGCACAGAAGGTTGCTGTCTGGCTCTCATCTGAGCTGAAACTGATGTGagatttgggccatttatttTGAAGGTTTCAACCATTAATGGAGCTGTAAATAAGGTTGAGTGGTTTAATGGAATTGTCTTCTTGAGAAAACTCTGTGAAATGGCCAATACATAAGACATTTGTTCTCGTTCGTTCCTACTGTAATTTTCGTAATTGCAAAAAACTTTTTCAGATAAAGATTATTGTTTAGTTTATCGCTTGTCTAACTTATAACTCATCTTGTCCAAAATAATAAAGAGTGAGGGAAAAGATcaactagaaaataaaaaaaataaaaaaaattatttttgcatGAGGGATTATCATGAGGATATGACACTTGTGCATGGACAAGACACTCAAAGCCATGCAGCAACTAGCAACCACGTTGGAGCGCCATCAAACTCCggacctcttctttctttctttattttatggtattttatgttattttattatgagtctattaaTAGTACTAATATAATGTCTCTTATTGCTTTTttaagccgagggtctcctggtaACAGtttctctgcccctcggggtagagatAAGCAGAGGCAGATTTAGGGGGGTGTAAGGGGGTTCACCCGAACTCCGTTCGCCGAaaaaatacactgtatatataaggcaaaatctgttttttacctctatatattaagttttgaacccccttaacaCAATTCAAAAGTGTAGTTTAGGGGTCAAGGGGGgttcaaaatctacataaggTCATGAGTTCAATTCCCACTAGATACAAAattttttttgaacccccttcgtggagatcctgcctccgccactggaggtaaggtctgcatacatattaccctccccagaccccacttgtgagattatactgggttgttgttgtatttttcaAACAATACTCCGTATTTATTAATTACAGTATTTCACTAGTTTTAATTTATATGATATAGTTTAGCTCgatataaatttaataaataaaaaatattttgacattggtgattttagaagtttaaaggataaaatttattatatgaatataatatttatgtggttataaaagctttacatgaataataaaataaagaataattttaaattaaattattttcatatattaaaatttatcttttttttaacgaatttatctatctatactatattaaaagcacgaatgtcTTTGGAGAAatgtcgtttgccttttttacccttttaaaatagaattcatattggacaaaatagtcatttaattattcttctaataTTTTGGAATAgtcatttatttaattttctaatatttaggaatagttatttaattttttccctaaaatttaggactttaaatCAACTCGAATTCTCCTAttagatttttccttatttgaattagaattattttttttaaattatgtttgaacTCCTTTTGTGTATGGACTACATGCAACATCAGCATTAACTATTAAGACTAgcatcaactaaaattttatagTACTATTTATACATGTGCACAAAGAATAATTTGAGGTagcttataattttttttatttatgtctGTAAATAGTTTGATCATTAACAAGGGATAGAGAAATTAAAGGGAAAAAGAATTAGGGAATTTCAGATAAATCTTCTAAGCCTAGCCTATGAGATAAATTTGTATAAATCTTCTATTTTACATGCACAATAGttgattttaaaatactaaatataaaaaAACTAACATGAAAATTGTTATAATTAtgttatataattcaaataaataaataatttatataagtaaaattttatatGAAATGTGAGTCCTTTTTTAAACTGTGTACgtaaactaaaatttcaactaGAATGATTTTTAAATCATTTAGATGGTCAACTAAAATTCTAGAATGGTATTTATTTGAGGTGTGCATTTAGTTAATCAtgatatttagaactttaaaGTCAATTAAAGGATCGGACATGGAGGATATTAATCCAAAATCTTAGTGCTTGAACTTTTAACTCGTGAATCTTCGCAGTaggtcaacaacaacaacaacccagtataatctcacaagtggggtctggggagggtaatatgtacgcagaccttacccctaccccgaagggtagagaggctgtttccaggagaccctcggctcaaaaaagttCATTTTGATTCAGTATGTTCAAGAAGTGAAATCTAAAATGTAGTAAAAAGTTTCAAAATTCTCTCATGTTCTTTACTTTTGTCTGCTAAATAACTCTTTTTGATCATAAAATTTAatgtttcttttaatttagtagaACTAAGTTGTAATTTAATTTATAGGGTAATACGTTACTCTCATGGCTCATATGtcattctttttcttcaaaatctgaaGTGCAAGACAACATTAACTGTTATACTTATCATTCTTCTTGCTGAAAATTTAAAGGtgtgagatatatatatatatagatataattTTATTCATGGTCATTGAACTTTGTGTTTGTTACctaaaagtcatttttcttttttttgttatgtaaaagtcattcaactttgtgttcattacacaaaagtcacttttctttcttttgttacacaaaaatcattttactttgctctagttatcacaaaagttacatttttacttgaaaagtctattatgcccttgatATTATATAAATCTCCatatttatgtaataccttctatattatatactatataatatatttttaactatgtattttatttaaaaataaaataacttaatattattttatttattatttttataatatattcgttaatttaatttttttcttaacgTTAATTTTCAAAACATATTAGTAGCGTTATTAAGTTTGTCAGTAACTTTAATATATATTAGTAGAGAAATAAATTGGCAAGTACATTTCCATGAGAAAATTCGCAggtaaacaaacaaagaaaatgaagaaaaatcataTGTTAATCTGAAGAAAAATCCCTAGGTACTATATGCGAATTTAGCTAGCGATTTTTTTTGGGGATTTACCTGGGCAATTGTTATTTGGGAAATTACATTACTAGAAATTCGGGAAAAATTGtccaaaaaaatcgaccaaagttggtcggtaatggccgaTAATCATCCAAAATGCGTCCATTAACGTGTGGTCGGTGTTTTGAAGGTCGTAAGggaataccgaccaactttggttggtcaattaaattttaaaaaaaaaagttatactaatatatcttgaaaattaaagttaagaaaaaaattaaatatacgaatatattataaaaataataaataaaataatattaagttattttatttataaataaaatacatagttaaaaatatattatatagtatataatatagaaggtattacataaatatGAAGGTTTATATAATatcaagggcataatagacttttcaagtaaaaatgtgacttttgtgataactagagcaaagtaaaatgatttttgtgtaacaaaagaaaaaaaaatgactttTGTGTAATGaacataaaatttatatatatatatatatatatatatatatatatatatatatatatatatatatatatatatatatatatatatatatatatatatatatatatatatatatatatatatatatatatatatatatatatatatatatatatatatatatatatatatatatatatatatatatatatatatatatatatatatcatgtatGGAGTATTATATATTGCTATTACAATCAGTTTCTAACCACGTAAATCACCCACAAAACAAAgttaaaaagttttaaaa
This window encodes:
- the LOC107804724 gene encoding uncharacterized protein LOC107804724 isoform X1 is translated as MLRVSTIWPKYSLMKRTIPVAKNAKSSLSLVQTLNNSLFWLRKMSHEAEPKTLNMPGQHEKLPSDFPTTTTPPNITTPTDAPPAVEDSPFVPDFDAIPPIRQVYEQDTRGGLRSLSAGSAEPTNFYSNSILELKFRTQVKTLQRRRRRQLHHELTVQNFLNRRTLRRLAMKHHGHRHHRLDSRKRFHHTLRMSDLRNLPNLESKLGGCLAKPIS
- the LOC107804724 gene encoding uncharacterized protein LOC107804724 isoform X2 codes for the protein MLRVSTIWPKYSLMKRTIPVAKNAKSSLSLVQTLNNSLFWLRKMSHEAEPKTLNMPGQHEKLPSDFPTTTTPPNITTPTDAPPAVEDSPFVPDFDAIPPIRQGEDPPTPSPSPTAPRIDSPEFSEPPNTSPPSHEAPRPPTSPPGQPEAFPPHAPDVRPPKPPEPGEQIRRVFG